The Syntrophorhabdus sp. sequence CTACGAAAGCACCTCGTGCCGAAGAACGGCAGGTGGGTCCTCGATTACAGGAGAATAACCCGATGGGCGGTGATGTGGTGGGAAAAGGAATGAAAGAGATGAACAGGGTCCTGCCGCCGTGAGAACGGGGCTCGTCATCATGGGACTCGCCTGTGCCCTCGTTATTGCCGTACTCGTCTCACTGGTGCTGGGCAAGTACCCGGTGAGCATCGAAGACGTCTGCGGGTTCTTCCTCTGGAAGATATTCAATACCGGCGTGAACCTGTCCGTCGACAGGCAGCTCCTGGAGAACATCCTCCTCAATATCCGCCTGCCCCGTATCGTGGCGGCCGTCTTTGTCGG is a genomic window containing:
- a CDS encoding iron ABC transporter permease, with product MGLACALVIAVLVSLVLGKYPVSIEDVCGFFLWKIFNTGVNLSVDRQLLENILLNIRLPRIVAAVFVGASLSISGAAFQAMFLNPLVSPGILGVLAGASFGAALGM